One window from the genome of Streptococcus parasanguinis encodes:
- a CDS encoding acylphosphatase has protein sequence MQKVKMIAQGRVQGVGFRWGVYSLALEIGGITGRVWNNDDGTVGILAQAESSSQMAKFIQEIRKGPTPFALVTYLDVTLANFENYTDFKIAN, from the coding sequence ATGCAAAAGGTAAAAATGATTGCCCAAGGACGGGTTCAAGGGGTTGGCTTTCGCTGGGGAGTGTACAGTCTTGCTTTAGAGATCGGTGGGATTACTGGCCGTGTCTGGAATAATGACGACGGAACGGTTGGCATTCTGGCCCAGGCAGAGTCTAGTAGCCAAATGGCCAAATTCATTCAAGAAATTCGCAAAGGTCCTACACCTTTTGCACTTGTAACTTATTTAGATGTTACGCTCGCAAACTTTGAAAACTATACAGACTTTAAAATTGCAAATTAA
- a CDS encoding TrmH family RNA methyltransferase: MNIITSKSNNVIKNAKKLHQKKYRTDSYLIEGWHLFEEAVENQAKIQQVFVLEAYLDRVENIQKVTVVTPEILSLLADSKTPQGIVAEIALEQPVLPDQLQGRYLYLEDVQDPGNVGTMIRTADAAGFDGVMLSKASADLYSLKTLRSMQGSHFHIPIWKLDREELLERATQSHLAVLATTLSEASIDYRQLPQTDRFILVMGNEGNGISQEMATQADQLVHIPMPGRAESLNVAVAAGILMFSLRKF; this comes from the coding sequence ATGAATATTATAACGTCTAAATCCAATAATGTAATCAAAAATGCTAAAAAATTACATCAAAAAAAATACCGGACAGATTCTTATCTCATTGAAGGCTGGCATCTGTTTGAAGAGGCAGTAGAAAATCAAGCGAAGATTCAACAGGTCTTTGTTTTAGAAGCCTATTTAGACCGGGTAGAGAACATCCAAAAAGTCACCGTCGTGACCCCGGAGATCTTAAGTCTCTTGGCAGATTCGAAGACTCCGCAAGGGATTGTCGCAGAGATCGCTCTGGAGCAACCAGTCCTTCCAGATCAGTTACAAGGTCGCTACCTTTATTTGGAGGATGTACAGGATCCCGGCAATGTAGGGACTATGATTCGAACAGCAGATGCAGCAGGTTTTGATGGCGTCATGCTTTCGAAAGCCTCCGCAGATCTATACAGTCTCAAGACCCTTCGATCCATGCAGGGCAGTCATTTCCATATCCCTATCTGGAAACTGGATCGAGAAGAACTGTTGGAGCGAGCTACGCAATCACATCTAGCAGTTCTCGCAACGACGCTTTCAGAAGCTTCCATTGACTACCGTCAGCTTCCTCAGACCGATCGGTTTATCCTGGTTATGGGCAATGAAGGAAATGGCATCAGCCAGGAAATGGCGACACAAGCGGACCAGCTGGTTCATATTCCCATGCCAGGTCGGGCCGAGAGTTTGAATGTTGCAGTGGCAGCAGGAATTTTGATGTTTTCTTTAAGGAAATTTTGA
- a CDS encoding HDIG domain-containing metalloprotein, with product MQYHRDKEYMTYVGHLIQHPKVQKLADIPHHIHSNRLEHSIHVSYTSYKLAKKFGWDAKSTARGGLLHDLFYYDWRETKFTKSHAWIHPRIAVRNARKITDLNAKEEDIIIKHMWGATLAPPRYKESFVVTMVDKYWAVKEASEPWRKKMAKRRFFHRKMLKS from the coding sequence ATGCAATATCATCGTGACAAAGAATACATGACCTATGTAGGCCATCTGATCCAGCATCCTAAGGTTCAAAAATTAGCCGACATTCCCCACCATATTCATTCCAATCGTTTGGAGCATTCCATTCATGTTAGCTATACCAGTTATAAACTGGCTAAAAAATTTGGTTGGGATGCCAAAAGTACGGCTCGGGGTGGCCTCTTGCATGACCTCTTTTACTATGATTGGCGCGAGACCAAGTTTACCAAGAGTCACGCCTGGATCCATCCCCGCATTGCCGTGAGAAATGCACGAAAGATCACAGATCTCAATGCCAAGGAAGAAGACATCATTATTAAACACATGTGGGGAGCTACCCTTGCTCCGCCTCGCTACAAAGAATCCTTCGTAGTGACCATGGTGGATAAATACTGGGCTGTTAAAGAAGCTTCAGAACCATGGCGTAAAAAGATGGCTAAAAGGAGATTTTTTCATCGAAAAATGTTAAAATCGTAG
- a CDS encoding Bax inhibitor-1/YccA family protein translates to MYNDSVIQEQSGLNAFYNKIYSLVGIGVGISALVSGLMMTVFQDFFVQILTTAPMVYYAAVVVELILVFVASGKAVKNSPSALPIFLIYSALNGFTLSFIIARYMQATVYKAFLVSALMFIVMGAIGRVVKKDLSGMGRALMGVLIGVIIASVVNMFLRSSGMDYILSIISVFLFAGLTAWDNQKIRYVYDQTNGQPATGWAVAMALELYLDFINLFISLLRIFGRND, encoded by the coding sequence ATGTATAATGATTCAGTAATCCAAGAACAAAGTGGATTGAATGCTTTTTATAACAAAATCTACTCATTAGTTGGAATCGGTGTTGGGATTTCAGCCCTTGTCTCTGGTCTCATGATGACGGTCTTTCAAGATTTCTTCGTTCAAATCTTGACAACAGCACCAATGGTTTACTATGCAGCAGTGGTTGTAGAATTGATCTTGGTCTTTGTTGCAAGTGGGAAGGCTGTTAAAAATAGCCCGTCTGCTCTTCCGATCTTCTTGATCTACTCAGCTTTGAATGGCTTTACCTTGAGCTTTATCATTGCTCGCTACATGCAAGCGACGGTCTATAAGGCTTTCTTGGTCAGTGCCTTGATGTTTATTGTCATGGGAGCTATCGGACGCGTCGTGAAAAAAGACCTTTCTGGTATGGGACGTGCCTTGATGGGAGTCTTGATCGGTGTGATCATCGCTTCTGTTGTGAACATGTTCTTGAGAAGTTCTGGAATGGACTATATCTTGAGTATTATCTCTGTCTTCCTCTTTGCAGGATTGACAGCTTGGGATAACCAAAAGATTCGCTATGTCTATGATCAAACAAATGGTCAACCTGCTACAGGTTGGGCAGTAGCGATGGCTTTGGAACTTTATCTTGACTTTATCAACCTCTTTATCAGCCTTCTTCGTATCTTCGGAAGAAACGACTAA